The DNA segment GGAGCCATGTGATGGTCCCGCAGGGGACATTTGCAGTTAAAGGGAAACGGTGTTGCCGAAAACCCATGGCTTGGGATTGAAATAGAAAGAGCATTACGCGACAAGAGCCAGATCAGCGAAGTTTTGGGCGATAACGTAGAAATTAGCTTGTCCTTCGGCAGATCGGGCGAATGGGATTGCAGATATTAAGATCGACCCACGCCCTTATTGCCAAGTAAGTGGTTTCGCGTTAAACGTTATTGCTACAGACTAACCGTTTTGCTTAAGTTAAGTTGATTTTGATTTCCAGAGAATTAAGCGCCAGTTTGTGCTAAGTTAACCGGACTGAGTAAAAGCCAGCCAGTCGAGCTAGTTAATTGCACAAAGATAAAATTAGAAGTCATAAATATATACACATGTATATCAAATAGTTCGAGCAGAAGGAAAATTATTACATACAAGTCAAGATCAAATACAAGAGTTTTCAAAGGCAATAAAGTAGAAGTGGCAGATGGGAGTGGCAGTTAAGTCGGTGGCAtgatcttgccatccaccacttcattgtacaCCGAAAACTCCGAAAGGTCAAGATCGGGAAATTTACAGGCGAACTGCTCCAAAGCTGCTCCAAAGCCGGAAGTAAGAacttgggcagcctcaagctGAAGGTCGTCGATCTTTGTCTTGAACCCGTTGTTCTCTTCGCGAACCTGGGTGACTTCAAGTTCAAGTGCGTCGAATTTCTTCTTGAATCCGCTGTTCTCTTCACGAACTCGAGCAAGCTCGGTGGCCGTTTCGCTCAGCTCTTTGGTTGGCTTATCCCGATCTTGTTAGACTTTACCCAGAAGAGTCTCCCTCTCAATCGACCTCTTCTCCAGGTTGGCCATCTTTTGGGCGTCGGTTTTCTTTGCCTCCTCCAACGTGGCAATTTTCTCCCTCAGAGGGACGATTCTGTTCTCTAACTCGACGGCGTTCTGAAGTTTGTCATGAAGTTTCTTGCGCAATTCTTTATTGTTCGTGCGCACGCTTTGAAGCTCGTCTTTGAGAGCGTTTTCGACCCGCGAGAACTCGAGGCCTTGCATCATCAAGTCGCACTTGATCTTCTCGGCTTCGGCTCTCGCGGTGCTCGCCACCTCCTGATGGATGCGACAATCAAGCTCAAGTTTCTCCAAGGAGCCCTGCAACCCTTCAGCGACGATTTGAGGGAGGCACTCGTTGGCCATGGCGTGTAGGCGCACGTTGAAAGTTCTCAAGGCTTCTTGGAGGGAAGCTAGGAGGCCCggtgttggaggaggaggtgggggctggtgctcaccaccaccctcgcaaGGTTGGATGGCAAGGGGAGTCTCGAGGCGTGCCGATGAGGCGGGAAGTTCTTCGGTGGGTTGAGAAGAGGCTTGCGTATCGGCAAGTTCTTCAGGCACAGCTTCAGCAACTGAGGTGTTAGAAGCAAGAACGTCCCCAGCGGACTcgaacggcgtggaggcgctggggggggGTTCTCGACGAAGTCTGGGACGACGCTCTCAATTGTTGGGGGCTCGATCGCAGCTCTCCTCTTCCTCTTGCAGACTAGCCCATCCTCGGTGCTTTCGTCTGCCTCTTCGTCCGACACCACCCTGGGGGCTTTTCTCTTAGCCTTTTTGAGTGGCAGTTTCTTACGCTGGGGGCTAGAAGAGCAGCGGCAACGGGTGGGCCGACTGGCGGAGATTGGCCTTGGGCAGCTGCGATCTCTGCAACAGAGTTCGGaacagtttgggagcccgccgcgagATTGTGGAGCTTGGCTATAGAGCATAGCTCAGCCATCCTATCCTTCCCCA comes from the Phaseolus vulgaris cultivar G19833 chromosome 8, P. vulgaris v2.0, whole genome shotgun sequence genome and includes:
- the LOC137824991 gene encoding WEB family protein At3g02930, chloroplastic-like — protein: MARSKITPNPPPSPRNPPTNTCRANPSSSRDPTRDPNVPSSQAVRPAPSQPNQAQPNPPHTSAAVRPLPNYKQLYSCASATLLGETSSINSERDILRLKKGDQTHLSFSKEHDDKVSVHPCPPGELICTDMMLGKDRMAELCSIAKLHNLAAGSQTVPNSVAEIAAAQVAEAVPEELADTQASSQPTEELPASSARLETPLAIQPCEGGGEHQPPPPPPTPGLLASLQEALRTFNVRLHAMANECLPQIVAEGLQGSLEKLELDCRIHQEVASTARAEAEKIKCDLMMQGLEFSRVENALKDELQSVRTNNKELRKKLHDKLQNAVELENRIVPLREKIATLEEPTKELSETATELARVREENSGFKKKFDALELEVTQVREENNGFKTKIDDLQLEAAQVLTSGFGAALEQFACKFPDLDLSEFSVYNEVVDGKIMPPT